A stretch of the Lonchura striata isolate bLonStr1 chromosome 15, bLonStr1.mat, whole genome shotgun sequence genome encodes the following:
- the CDX1 gene encoding homeobox protein CDX-1: MYLGYLVDKDTNMYPSPVRHPSLNLSPQNYVPGPPQYSDFASYHHVPGINSDLHHGQPAAAWGSPYTPAKEDWHSYGTAAPPSTASPGQFGFSPPDFNPIQPPGSGLLPPAISSSVPQLSPNAQRRTPYEWMRRSIPSTSNNGKTRTKDKYRVVYTDHQRLELEKEFHYSRYITIRRKAELAAALGLTERQVKIWFQNRRAKERKVNKKKLQQQSQPTSTTTPTPPAVSTLGPIGGLCSSNAPNLVSSSPLTIKEEFMP, encoded by the exons ATGTACCTGGGATATCTCGTGGATAAGGACACCAACATGTATCCCAGCCCGGTCCGGCACCCCAGCCTCAACCTCAGCCCCCAGAACTACGTGCCGGGGCCACCGCAGTACTCGGACTTCGCCAGCTACCACCATGTGCCGGGGATTAACAGCGACCTGCACCACGGGCAGCCGGCGGCAGCCTGGGGCTCTCCCTACACCCCTGCCAAGGAGGACTGGCATTCCTATGGCACCGCCGCGCCGCCCTCCACCGCCAGCCCGGGCCAGTTCGGATTCAGCCCCCCAGATTTTAATCCCATTCAACCTCCGGGCTCTGGACTCCTGCCTCCAGCCATCAGCAGCTCGGTCCCCCAGCTCTCCCCTAATGCGCAGAGACGCACCCCATACGAGTGGATGAGGCGCAGCATTCCCAGCACCAGCAACAACG GCAAGACCAGGACAAAGGACAAGTACCGGGTGGTTTACACGGACCACCAGCgcctggagctggagaaggagttTCACTACAGCCGCTACATCACCATCCGCCGCAAGGCTGAGCTGGCGGCGGCCCTGGGGCTGACCGAGCGGCAG GTGAAAATCTGGTTTCAGAATCGGAGGGCGAAGGAGAGGAAGGTGAACAAgaagaagctgcagcagcagagccagcccaccagcaccaccacaCCAACCCCACCAGCTGTCAGCACCCTGGGACCCATTGGGggcctctgcagcagcaatgccCCCAACCTCGTCTCCTCATCTCCGCTGACAATCAAGGAAGAATTCATGCCTTAA